From the genome of Saccopteryx bilineata isolate mSacBil1 chromosome 6, mSacBil1_pri_phased_curated, whole genome shotgun sequence, one region includes:
- the TRMT9B gene encoding probable tRNA methyltransferase 9B, whose translation MDHEAVQLEKQHVHDVYESTAPYLHDLRSKAWPRVRQFLQEQKPGSLVADIGCGTGKYLKVNSQVHTLGCDYCGPLVEIARRRGCEVMVCDNLNLPFRGQVFDAIISIGVIHHFSTKQRRIRAVKEMARLLVPGGRLMIYVWAMEQKNRRFEKQDVLVPWNRALCSRLLSESSQPGRQTPSGPPEGSHPHRPCSVWSCSVCFKERCDSKRSRSMDYEPVTARTCCADISKDCREANGFYNTLGKSFRSWFCSRSLDESALRKPTERVTALKNTEGWTTDTVSFQPSRHSSLDIDHQEPFSTREQQLDEDVFVETSQKGLEWLSAPAATEHLNGDHRGDAGRNSDGHSLGSTNTNEKGVAAGGLEEGSPSASGTLKRTSAVDSMGSIPDDAVSVEGQQPDGVESGAFMRYYHVFREGELCDLLKEHVSELHILSSGNDHGNWCIVAEKGENWD comes from the exons ATGGACCATGAGGCCGtccagctggagaagcagcacgTGCACGACGTGTACGAGAGCACCGCCCCTTACCTCCACGACCTGCGGAGCAAAGCCTGGCCCCGCGTCCGCCAGTTCCTCCAGGAGCAGAAGCCCGGCAGCCTCGTCGCCGACATAG gtTGTGGGACTGGAAAGTATCTTAAAGTGAACAGCCAGGTCCATACCCTGGGCTGTGACTACTGTGGGCCTTTGGTAGAGATTGCCCGGAGGAGAGGATGTGAAGTCATGGTGTGTGACAACCTTAATCTCCCCTTTAGGGGTCAGGTCTTTGACGCCATCATCTCTATAGGAG ttatACATCATTTTtctacaaaacaaagaagaatccGAGCAGTAAAAGAAATGGCCCGACTCTTAGTTCCTGGAGGCCGGCTGATGATTTACGTTTGGGCCATGGAACAGAAGAACCGGCGCTTTGAGAAGCAAGACGTGCTGGTTCCGTGGAACAGGGCCCTCTGCTCCCGGCTCCTCTCCGAATCCAGCCAGCCGGGGAGACAGACGCCGTCCGGACCCCCAGAAGGAAGCCACCCTCACCGGCCTTGCTCTGTATGGagctgttctgtttgttttaaggAGCGATGTGACTCAAAACGGTCCCGCAGCATGGACTACGAACCGGTTACGGCTAGAACCTGTTGTGCGGATATTTCTAAGGATTGCAGGGAAGCGAACGGATTCTATAACACGTTAGGGAAATCTTTTCGTTCCTGGTTTTGTTCCAGATCTTTGGACGAGTCTGCTCTGAGGAAGCCAACTGAAAGGGTGACAGCCCTGAAAAATACAGAAGGTTGGACCACGGACACCGTATCATTCCAGCCTTCCAGACACTCGAGTTTAGACATAGATCACCAAGAGCCGTTTTCAACGAGAGAGCAGCAGTTGGACGAGGATGTCTTTGTGGAAACGTCTCAAAAAGGTTTGGAGTGGCTGAGCGCACCAGCTGCGACGGAACATCTAAATGGAGACCACCGAGGTGACGCGGGGAGGAACAGCGACGGGCATTCTCTGGGTAGCACCAACACGAATGAGAAGGGCGTGGCCGCAGGTGGCTTGGAAGAGGGGAGCCCTTCTGCTAGTGGAACACTGAAAAGGACTTCTGCAGTCGATTCCATGGGTTCCATCCCGGATGACGCGGTTTCTGTCGAAGGACAACAGCCGGACGGTGTGGAGTCCGGAGCCTTCATGCGCTATTACCACGTGTTTCGAGAAGGGGAGCTCTGTGACCTGCTGAAGGAACACGTGTCCGAGCTCCACATTCTGAGCTCGGGGAATGACCACGGCAACTGGTGCATCGTTGCGGAGAAAGGGGAGAACTGGGATTGA